A genomic segment from Candidatus Bathyarchaeota archaeon encodes:
- a CDS encoding 4-hydroxythreonine-4-phosphate dehydrogenase PdxA yields the protein MSKKEPPKIGITMGYAAGIGPEVIIKSLANPTIRNLCRPLIIGDSRILKKTANICNLTVKWNLIENITKAKFQPNQIDLLDIQNTPMNDFQWGKVSSSLGKASGYYLEKAWEIAMNQQVEGLISGTLHKEALHKGGYEFRDELELFSKITNSRNTFFVGINNDLWTMPIADHIPFREITEKITKESVLFHIKEINKFMQQYGYNKPRIAVSALNVHGGENGLFGDEEIKIIEPAILEAKELGINVVGPYPADTIFIRAQRDEFDSIVGMYHDQINIGRKLIGWKKGTSLMMGLPVPCGTTAHGTAFDIAGKCLAKSSSMEFTIEVVSKLAQIVES from the coding sequence TTGAGTAAGAAAGAGCCACCAAAAATTGGTATAACAATGGGATACGCGGCGGGCATAGGTCCTGAAGTAATCATTAAATCACTAGCAAATCCGACTATTCGTAATTTATGTAGACCCTTAATCATCGGGGATAGTAGAATACTCAAAAAAACAGCGAATATATGCAATTTGACTGTAAAATGGAATTTAATTGAAAACATAACTAAAGCAAAATTCCAACCAAATCAGATAGATCTATTAGATATTCAGAATACTCCAATGAATGATTTTCAGTGGGGTAAAGTAAGTTCCTCTTTGGGCAAGGCCTCAGGCTATTATTTGGAAAAAGCTTGGGAAATTGCAATGAATCAGCAAGTTGAGGGTTTAATCTCTGGAACGCTGCACAAGGAAGCGTTACACAAAGGAGGTTATGAATTTAGAGATGAACTTGAACTTTTTTCTAAGATTACTAATAGTAGAAATACATTCTTTGTTGGTATAAACAATGATTTATGGACAATGCCAATTGCCGACCATATACCATTTCGTGAGATTACTGAAAAGATAACAAAAGAGAGTGTTCTTTTTCATATTAAGGAGATAAACAAATTCATGCAACAATATGGATATAACAAACCTCGAATAGCAGTTTCTGCACTTAATGTCCATGGTGGCGAGAATGGCTTATTTGGTGATGAGGAGATAAAAATTATTGAACCGGCGATTTTAGAGGCGAAAGAACTTGGGATAAATGTTGTAGGACCTTATCCTGCAGATACAATATTCATACGTGCTCAAAGAGACGAGTTCGATTCTATAGTAGGAATGTATCATGATCAAATTAATATTGGCAGAAAATTGATTGGATGGAAAAAAGGGACTTCACTTATGATGGGGCTACCAGTTCCATGTGGCACTACAGCTCATGGTACTGCATTCGATATCGCCGGGAAATGTCTTGCTAAATCCTCCAGCATGGAGTTTACTATTGAAGTAGTTTCTAAACTTGCTCAGATTGTAGAAAGTTAA
- a CDS encoding metalloregulator ArsR/SmtB family transcription factor, translating into MNFLLKALSSPTRIKMLKMLMKEEMHISALAKKLGISVPVTAKHIKILEKAGLIERKEIGRSHVLKVNSEQIYEVLNAFTEVSNIKLSKGKSILDALKLTCNVRTKRISDKELLISIDGKEGYYLYEVNGDIADVPMNSYKIKENSELKLKKLIPITEKIIKITTQ; encoded by the coding sequence ATGAATTTCTTGTTAAAAGCTTTGAGCAGTCCAACTCGAATTAAAATGCTCAAAATGCTTATGAAAGAAGAAATGCATATCTCTGCATTAGCCAAGAAACTTGGCATTTCTGTGCCTGTTACAGCTAAGCATATAAAAATTTTGGAAAAAGCTGGTCTGATTGAAAGAAAAGAGATAGGCAGAAGTCATGTATTGAAGGTAAATAGCGAGCAAATTTATGAAGTACTGAATGCGTTTACTGAGGTCTCCAATATTAAGTTGTCTAAGGGTAAGAGTATATTGGACGCTTTAAAATTAACTTGTAATGTTCGTACAAAAAGGATAAGCGATAAGGAGTTACTGATATCCATTGATGGTAAGGAAGGATATTATCTTTACGAGGTTAATGGCGATATTGCAGATGTACCTATGAATAGTTACAAAATTAAAGAGAATTCTGAATTAAAGTTGAAGAAGTTAATTCCGATAACTGAAAAAATAATCAAAATAACCACTCAATAA
- a CDS encoding terpene cyclase/mutase family protein has translation MKDRFYFVLLIAILFLSIFTAIPHTVAYPYNKTDTEVSLALDWLKSQQNTSGMIDSFEISSWAVMAIAASEDDPTNWTNNGDSIVQYLKNNVNSLSSCTDYSRFILSMTAIGEDPRNINGLDLVAKLESCYNETEGQFGDSSLLNDDYWAVMALISAGVQKNDSKVQSAVTFINNNQDTSGGWAWDVAYSWGPDVDSTSAAIMALISADEPQNSASITTGLAYIKSTQDSSGGFNGGFGTSAETNSWAIQAIIAAGQDPTSVNWLMNNSSPVQNLLMFQNPSGSFNDYQPAPNAWTTSYAIPALVGRPYPIAIMEENKTMPSFGDITITFDISPDNTGKIIFDGSEYGDNSVTSRNAGTYIIIANPSGDNSFNRWMAFGQASIDDTYSASTNCTVNGNCTIRLLTSGSSSAQRAPGCIIATASYGSEMDSEVLYMRHVRDNMIGSNQAGGLLVSAWNSFYYLWSPPIAHFIADHNTLQPIFRILLLPLLGTIHLSAFIYGMFVGLNSTIASLITFLFAAVFSIIAYIITPLLMLDYIFRKSSIAKKKSVFWYQ, from the coding sequence TTGAAAGATAGGTTTTACTTCGTTTTATTAATCGCGATATTATTTCTAAGCATCTTTACAGCTATACCTCATACTGTTGCTTACCCATATAATAAAACAGATACAGAGGTGTCTCTGGCTTTAGATTGGCTTAAGAGTCAACAAAATACCAGCGGGATGATAGATTCATTTGAAATTTCATCTTGGGCAGTAATGGCCATAGCAGCTTCAGAAGATGATCCTACTAATTGGACAAATAATGGCGATTCAATAGTTCAATATCTTAAGAATAATGTAAACTCGCTATCTTCGTGTACTGATTATAGCAGGTTCATATTATCAATGACAGCAATTGGGGAAGATCCAAGAAACATTAATGGCTTAGATTTGGTGGCGAAACTTGAATCATGTTACAATGAAACAGAAGGACAGTTTGGCGATTCGTCTTTATTGAACGATGATTACTGGGCGGTTATGGCTTTGATTTCAGCAGGAGTTCAAAAAAATGATTCGAAGGTACAAAGTGCAGTGACTTTCATAAATAACAACCAAGATACTTCTGGTGGCTGGGCATGGGACGTTGCCTATTCTTGGGGCCCAGATGTCGACAGTACTTCAGCAGCCATTATGGCATTGATTTCTGCTGATGAACCGCAGAACTCGGCTTCCATTACCACAGGCCTAGCCTATATAAAATCAACTCAAGATAGTTCCGGTGGATTCAACGGCGGATTCGGAACAAGTGCTGAAACAAATTCATGGGCAATACAAGCGATAATAGCAGCTGGGCAAGATCCAACAAGTGTTAACTGGTTAATGAATAATAGTAGCCCAGTACAAAACTTGTTGATGTTCCAGAATCCAAGTGGATCATTTAATGATTATCAGCCTGCTCCAAATGCTTGGACGACATCATACGCAATTCCAGCTTTAGTAGGCAGACCATATCCAATAGCCATAATGGAAGAAAATAAAACTATGCCTTCCTTCGGAGACATAACCATCACATTTGACATATCTCCAGATAATACAGGAAAAATAATTTTTGATGGATCTGAGTACGGAGATAATAGCGTTACTTCCAGAAATGCCGGTACCTATATTATTATCGCTAATCCTTCTGGCGATAACTCATTCAATAGGTGGATGGCTTTTGGACAGGCGTCTATAGACGATACTTACTCTGCTTCGACTAATTGTACAGTAAATGGAAATTGTACAATAAGATTGTTGACCTCAGGAAGTTCATCAGCTCAACGAGCGCCAGGGTGCATCATAGCCACAGCTTCGTATGGTAGCGAGATGGACTCAGAAGTCCTTTACATGCGACATGTCAGAGATAATATGATAGGTTCAAATCAGGCTGGCGGCCTTTTAGTAAGTGCATGGAATAGTTTCTATTATCTATGGTCTCCACCAATAGCACACTTTATCGCTGATCATAATACACTTCAGCCGATCTTTCGAATCCTTTTATTACCCCTTCTTGGGACAATTCATCTGTCAGCTTTCATTTATGGAATGTTTGTAGGACTAAATTCAACAATCGCATCGTTAATTACATTTCTATTTGCAGCTGTCTTTTCAATTATAGCATATATCATCACACCATTACTGATGCTCGATTATATCTTCAGGAAAAGTTCAATCGCAAAGAAAAAATCGGTATTCTGGTATCAATAA
- a CDS encoding DUF4430 domain-containing protein has protein sequence MKKSLFFILFIILIIVISASYTLSSWNSNKESIEVNIAITENFGRELVQENAITISSGSSALNALKSVSQIETKYGGNFVTSINDIKSGFPEDHYDWFFYVNGFLAKEGASSYIIRNGDSIQWDYHTWESEYHQSAIIGDYPKYFINGYAGDKSPTVIVFENEFLDEASKIKGRLFNEYKINVTMKPIETISVDEKSKSNVIILAKPNNAIIKELNEIQSKIGFNVYFENNSLIEMDCRSKTFNEYDKAGVIQITQNIWNPKGNRACENIILLISGTDTESVKNSANVLIEDFSGYRYSFGLIITENESVRIPYCYEE, from the coding sequence ATGAAGAAAAGTCTTTTCTTTATTTTATTTATAATTCTTATAATCGTCATAAGTGCTAGCTATACTCTTAGCTCTTGGAATTCAAATAAGGAGTCTATAGAAGTAAATATTGCGATTACTGAAAACTTTGGAAGAGAGTTAGTTCAGGAAAATGCCATAACAATATCCTCAGGATCTTCTGCCTTAAATGCACTAAAGTCGGTATCACAAATAGAAACTAAATATGGAGGGAATTTTGTGACATCGATCAACGACATAAAATCTGGTTTTCCAGAAGATCATTATGACTGGTTCTTCTATGTTAACGGATTCTTAGCAAAAGAAGGAGCCTCAAGCTACATTATTAGGAATGGAGATTCTATTCAATGGGATTATCACACCTGGGAAAGTGAATATCATCAATCTGCAATTATTGGGGACTATCCAAAATATTTCATTAATGGATACGCAGGGGACAAGTCTCCAACGGTAATAGTATTTGAGAATGAATTCCTTGATGAAGCTTCAAAAATAAAGGGTCGATTATTCAATGAATATAAAATTAACGTAACTATGAAACCTATAGAGACAATTTCTGTAGATGAGAAATCAAAATCCAATGTAATTATTCTAGCAAAACCAAATAATGCCATAATCAAAGAATTAAATGAGATACAAAGTAAGATCGGATTCAATGTTTATTTTGAAAATAATTCCTTAATTGAAATGGATTGTAGAAGCAAAACTTTCAATGAATACGATAAAGCAGGAGTGATCCAAATTACACAAAATATTTGGAATCCAAAAGGCAATAGGGCATGCGAAAATATTATCCTATTGATCTCTGGAACTGATACGGAATCAGTTAAAAATTCTGCAAATGTCTTGATCGAAGATTTCTCTGGATATCGTTATTCCTTTGGTTTAATTATAACAGAAAACGAATCTGTAAGGATACCTTACTGTTATGAAGAATAG
- a CDS encoding ECF transporter S component, with amino-acid sequence MRINKRKSIILLILIFSFVIISLPLFLAILDSNVILKEWGLISILIIGLAILTMIIDFNNKAPSSKEIALIVVLSAMTAALRLPFAFIPNVQPCTFLIICTGVVFGSGAGFMVGIMTPLISNMFLGHGPWTPLQMYSWGIIGGISGLFKFNPKINRWKLGALGIFSGYFYGLIMNIWFWYTFLYPLNLTTFVVAEIQGLFFDTLHAIGNFAFLMILGNRTLKIFHDLKEKFGYRFA; translated from the coding sequence TTGAGAATTAATAAAAGAAAGTCGATAATACTTCTAATATTGATTTTTTCATTTGTAATTATCTCTCTCCCATTATTCCTAGCTATTCTTGACTCAAATGTGATTTTGAAAGAATGGGGCTTAATATCTATCCTGATTATCGGATTAGCAATCCTAACCATGATTATCGATTTTAATAACAAAGCCCCAAGTTCTAAGGAAATTGCTCTTATTGTAGTTTTAAGTGCTATGACTGCCGCCTTAAGATTGCCTTTTGCATTTATACCCAATGTTCAGCCTTGCACATTTCTGATAATATGCACTGGAGTAGTATTTGGATCAGGTGCAGGATTCATGGTGGGCATAATGACACCGCTTATTTCAAATATGTTTCTAGGTCATGGACCATGGACACCATTGCAAATGTATTCATGGGGCATAATAGGAGGTATATCAGGATTATTCAAGTTCAATCCTAAGATAAATCGTTGGAAGCTGGGTGCATTAGGAATATTTTCAGGATATTTTTACGGTTTAATAATGAATATCTGGTTTTGGTACACATTTCTTTATCCACTAAATTTAACCACTTTTGTAGTGGCTGAGATCCAAGGATTATTTTTCGATACCCTTCACGCAATTGGTAACTTTGCTTTTCTAATGATATTAGGAAATAGAACCTTGAAAATTTTTCATGATCTTAAAGAAAAATTTGGCTATAGGTTTGCTTAG
- a CDS encoding PadR family transcriptional regulator produces the protein MAYERLVKKMTVENLWIYILSSLKLKPRYGYEIGRHIEKNYGFKLGKVTSYVILYRLVKEGLIILKEEKKDGFGPPRKYYAITDKGLKALRQGEKFLENMLDRIKKTQ, from the coding sequence ATGGCTTACGAAAGGCTTGTAAAAAAAATGACAGTAGAGAATTTATGGATCTATATTTTAAGCTCACTTAAGCTCAAGCCGAGATATGGTTATGAGATTGGTAGACATATTGAGAAAAATTATGGATTTAAACTGGGTAAAGTAACCTCCTATGTTATTCTATATAGGCTTGTAAAAGAAGGACTAATAATACTGAAAGAAGAAAAAAAGGACGGTTTTGGACCACCTAGAAAATATTACGCAATTACTGATAAGGGACTTAAGGCGCTTAGACAGGGAGAGAAATTTTTAGAAAATATGTTAGATAGAATCAAGAAAACGCAGTAA
- a CDS encoding inositol-3-phosphate synthase, which yields MGNIKIGIIGVGNCFAGLIQGIEYYKLNPDKRIIGIMNEKIGNYDIFDIEFTSAFDVSENKIGKTLDKAIYQAPNCVDWLPKVSDMKTIVKEGPVLDGVGVYVEKMIKPKKQTKSDEELKKDIIEEVRNSGTEMLVNYLPVGSEKAVRFWAEIALEANVGIINCMPVFIASDKKWADKFEDKVLPIIGDDVKGQVGATILNRVLAKLCDDRGTKLDKMYQINIGGNTDFANMLERSRLVSKKISKTEAVQSQFDKRLDDDKIYVGPSDFLPFLENTKICYINMKGKMFADTPFEIECKLTVDDKANSAGIVIDAVRCIKLALDRNVGGVLTSSSAYLMKHPPIQYDDSKAKTLMENYIAGEIER from the coding sequence TTGGGAAACATTAAGATTGGAATTATCGGAGTCGGCAACTGTTTTGCTGGGTTAATTCAAGGAATAGAGTATTATAAGCTTAATCCAGATAAAAGAATTATAGGGATAATGAACGAGAAAATAGGAAATTACGATATTTTTGATATAGAATTCACATCTGCTTTTGATGTCTCTGAAAATAAAATCGGAAAGACGTTGGATAAAGCGATATATCAAGCCCCTAATTGTGTAGATTGGCTACCAAAGGTCTCGGATATGAAAACGATAGTAAAAGAGGGCCCTGTGCTTGATGGAGTCGGTGTCTATGTTGAGAAAATGATCAAGCCCAAAAAACAAACAAAGAGCGATGAAGAACTGAAAAAAGATATAATCGAAGAGGTGAGAAATAGTGGAACCGAAATGCTGGTCAATTATCTACCAGTCGGTAGCGAGAAAGCAGTAAGATTTTGGGCTGAGATAGCATTAGAGGCAAATGTTGGAATTATTAATTGCATGCCTGTATTCATAGCTTCAGATAAGAAATGGGCAGACAAGTTTGAGGATAAAGTTCTTCCCATCATAGGAGATGATGTGAAAGGTCAAGTCGGTGCAACTATATTAAATAGAGTATTGGCAAAACTTTGCGATGATAGAGGTACCAAATTAGACAAAATGTATCAAATCAACATAGGTGGAAACACGGACTTTGCAAATATGTTAGAGAGGTCAAGACTTGTTTCGAAGAAAATATCTAAAACTGAAGCGGTTCAAAGCCAGTTCGATAAAAGACTAGATGACGATAAAATATATGTAGGACCATCAGATTTTCTCCCCTTCTTGGAAAATACTAAGATTTGTTATATCAATATGAAAGGAAAGATGTTTGCCGATACGCCTTTCGAAATTGAGTGTAAATTAACAGTTGATGATAAAGCAAACTCTGCAGGTATAGTAATAGATGCTGTAAGATGTATCAAATTGGCTCTAGACAGGAATGTAGGAGGCGTGCTCACTTCATCATCAGCTTACTTGATGAAGCACCCACCAATTCAATATGACGATTCTAAGGCTAAAACTCTGATGGAGAACTATATAGCTGGAGAAATTGAAAGATAA